Proteins co-encoded in one Pocillopora verrucosa isolate sample1 chromosome 1, ASM3666991v2, whole genome shotgun sequence genomic window:
- the LOC131770303 gene encoding E3 ubiquitin-protein ligase KCMF1-like isoform X2 has protein sequence MSRHEGVSCDSCNIGNFRGRRFKCLICYDYDLCATCYENGATTTRHTADHPMQCILTRTDFELYYGGEAFTADQPQSFTCPYCGKMGFTESALQEHVASEHSDASIEVVCPVCAALPGGDPNHVTDDFAAHLTLEHRAPSRPDILDEPPPVRHVRRLFHPAVSGSRPRPPRPRAANMHFGGSGNSALASSSSSSSTSARESMDPIAELLSQLSGVRRAAQQPQPPMQSQLQLLQQQLQLERQQVQQTRERLERLPARRQMAAAAAAAAAAGSSVTATSTVSAQESSSSASSSFLLSRANEPALSESEQEALERERADRSLFVQDLILSTLGSAAFRRRARSRVSVADASNEFARITLQDSERIQAIGNETRSESQDLNVVEQDITVQDMELISLETDEDEDKDS, from the exons GTGTCAGTTGTGACTCGTGTAACATAGGAAATTTCCGTGGGAGGCGATTCAAATGTTTAATTTGCTATGATTATGACCTTTGTGCAACATGTTATGAAAATGGAGCAACAACTACAAGGCACACAGCAGATCATCCAATGCAATGTATTCTTACTAGAACAGATTTTG AACTATATTATGGAGGTGAAGCATTTACTGCAGACCAGCCACAGTCTTTTACTTGCCCTTATTGTGGTAAAATGGGTTTTACAGAGTCTGCCTTACAGGAACACGTAGCATCAGAACATAGTGATGCCTCCATTGAGGTG GTATGTCCTGTGTGTGCTGCCTTACCAGGTGGAGACCCAAATCATGTGACCGATGACTTTGCTGCGCATTTGACACTGGAGCATAGGGCACCCAGTAGGCCTGATATTCTA GACGAGCCCCCACCTGTCCGGCACGTCAGACGTTTATTTCACCCAGCAGTGAGTGGTAGTCGACCGAGACCCCCAAGGCCGCGAGCAGCCAACATGCACTTTGGAGGATCAGGGAACAGTGCGCTTGCTTCGTCCTCGTCGTCCTCTTCCACCTCTGCCCGTGAAAGCATGGACCCTATAGCTGAGCTTTTGTCTCAGCTGTCGGGCGTTCGACGTGCTGCCCAACAGCCCCAGCCTCCCATGCAGTCCCAGCTTCAGTTGCTACAACAGCAGTTACAATTGGAGAGGCAGCAAGTGCAGCAGACCAGAGAGCGGCTGGAGAGACTTCCCGCTCGGCGTCAAATGGCGGCAGCTGCGGCTGCTGCAGCTGCAGCTGGTAGTAGTGTCACGGCTACGTCAACGGTTAGTGCTCAAGAAAGCAGTAGTTCGGCGTCTTCGTCATTTCTTCTCTCTAG AGCTAACGAACCGGCGCTGTCAGAATCTGAACAGGAAGCCTTGGAACGCGAGCGTGCAGACCGAAGCCTGTTTGTACAAGATCTTATTTTGTCGACGCTCGGATCAGCAGCATTTAGACGCAGGGCTCGGTCGAGGGTTTCGGTCGCCGACGCATCAAATGAATTCGCAAGAATAACCTTACAGGATAGTGAGAGGATTCAAGCGATTGGAAATGAAACGCGATCTGAGTCCCAGGACTTAAATGTTGTAGAACAAGACATTACTGTACAAGATATGGAGCTTATATCACTGGAAACAGATGAAGACGAAGACAAAGATTCCTAG
- the LOC131770303 gene encoding E3 ubiquitin-protein ligase KCMF1-like isoform X1, which produces MSRHEGVSCDSCNIGNFRGRRFKCLICYDYDLCATCYENGATTTRHTADHPMQCILTRTDFELYYGGEAFTADQPQSFTCPYCGKMGFTESALQEHVASEHSDASIEVVCPVCAALPGGDPNHVTDDFAAHLTLEHRAPSRPDILYDEPPPVRHVRRLFHPAVSGSRPRPPRPRAANMHFGGSGNSALASSSSSSSTSARESMDPIAELLSQLSGVRRAAQQPQPPMQSQLQLLQQQLQLERQQVQQTRERLERLPARRQMAAAAAAAAAAGSSVTATSTVSAQESSSSASSSFLLSRANEPALSESEQEALERERADRSLFVQDLILSTLGSAAFRRRARSRVSVADASNEFARITLQDSERIQAIGNETRSESQDLNVVEQDITVQDMELISLETDEDEDKDS; this is translated from the exons GTGTCAGTTGTGACTCGTGTAACATAGGAAATTTCCGTGGGAGGCGATTCAAATGTTTAATTTGCTATGATTATGACCTTTGTGCAACATGTTATGAAAATGGAGCAACAACTACAAGGCACACAGCAGATCATCCAATGCAATGTATTCTTACTAGAACAGATTTTG AACTATATTATGGAGGTGAAGCATTTACTGCAGACCAGCCACAGTCTTTTACTTGCCCTTATTGTGGTAAAATGGGTTTTACAGAGTCTGCCTTACAGGAACACGTAGCATCAGAACATAGTGATGCCTCCATTGAGGTG GTATGTCCTGTGTGTGCTGCCTTACCAGGTGGAGACCCAAATCATGTGACCGATGACTTTGCTGCGCATTTGACACTGGAGCATAGGGCACCCAGTAGGCCTGATATTCTA TACGACGAGCCCCCACCTGTCCGGCACGTCAGACGTTTATTTCACCCAGCAGTGAGTGGTAGTCGACCGAGACCCCCAAGGCCGCGAGCAGCCAACATGCACTTTGGAGGATCAGGGAACAGTGCGCTTGCTTCGTCCTCGTCGTCCTCTTCCACCTCTGCCCGTGAAAGCATGGACCCTATAGCTGAGCTTTTGTCTCAGCTGTCGGGCGTTCGACGTGCTGCCCAACAGCCCCAGCCTCCCATGCAGTCCCAGCTTCAGTTGCTACAACAGCAGTTACAATTGGAGAGGCAGCAAGTGCAGCAGACCAGAGAGCGGCTGGAGAGACTTCCCGCTCGGCGTCAAATGGCGGCAGCTGCGGCTGCTGCAGCTGCAGCTGGTAGTAGTGTCACGGCTACGTCAACGGTTAGTGCTCAAGAAAGCAGTAGTTCGGCGTCTTCGTCATTTCTTCTCTCTAG AGCTAACGAACCGGCGCTGTCAGAATCTGAACAGGAAGCCTTGGAACGCGAGCGTGCAGACCGAAGCCTGTTTGTACAAGATCTTATTTTGTCGACGCTCGGATCAGCAGCATTTAGACGCAGGGCTCGGTCGAGGGTTTCGGTCGCCGACGCATCAAATGAATTCGCAAGAATAACCTTACAGGATAGTGAGAGGATTCAAGCGATTGGAAATGAAACGCGATCTGAGTCCCAGGACTTAAATGTTGTAGAACAAGACATTACTGTACAAGATATGGAGCTTATATCACTGGAAACAGATGAAGACGAAGACAAAGATTCCTAG